A single window of Metallosphaera hakonensis JCM 8857 = DSM 7519 DNA harbors:
- a CDS encoding TatD family hydrolase: MLFDAHCHCSELGRKYDVFVAAVSMDLRTSLATLNMEGKMLKGVGIHPWNAGNGELEKVKELVERADFIGEVGLDYRLSKASKEVQIRYFEEFLIPDKTVNIHALDAWEEAFNLALKHGVKRAIFHWYTGPLHLLKDIEGAGYFITVNPSVTFQEKHQRVVDASPLEIILTESDGGYVYKGRILEPSMVNEVIEFLANRKGIDRKEVEKIVERNFRKGFGLN, translated from the coding sequence ATGCTATTCGATGCCCACTGTCACTGCTCTGAATTGGGCAGGAAATACGACGTGTTCGTGGCAGCAGTCTCCATGGATCTAAGGACGTCGCTTGCTACCCTTAACATGGAGGGGAAAATGCTCAAGGGCGTAGGGATTCATCCCTGGAACGCGGGAAACGGGGAGCTGGAGAAGGTAAAGGAACTCGTGGAGAGAGCGGACTTCATCGGGGAGGTTGGGCTCGATTACAGGTTGTCCAAGGCAAGTAAGGAAGTTCAGATAAGATACTTCGAGGAGTTCCTAATACCGGATAAGACGGTGAATATTCACGCCCTTGATGCGTGGGAGGAAGCCTTCAACCTAGCCCTCAAACATGGGGTCAAGAGGGCCATATTCCATTGGTATACAGGCCCACTACACCTTCTTAAGGACATTGAGGGAGCAGGCTACTTCATCACCGTGAACCCATCGGTGACCTTCCAGGAGAAGCACCAGAGGGTAGTGGACGCCTCCCCCCTGGAGATAATCCTAACTGAGAGTGATGGAGGTTACGTCTACAAGGGTAGAATCCTGGAGCCTTCCATGGTGAATGAGGTCATAGAGTTCCTTGCAAATAGGAAGGGGATAGATAGAAAGGAAGTGGAGAAAATAGTGGAAAGGAACTTCAGGAAGGGGTTTGGACTTAATTGA
- a CDS encoding SDR family NAD(P)-dependent oxidoreductase, giving the protein MLAVVTGASKGIGKATVNLLKAEGYEVVATSRSEPEVGDHRFRLDVSNRAEVEAIMGKIKSEIGPIDVVVNNAGFGIYGSFLETSIEEEEYMIKTNFLGPIYVCKTVYPDMVKRRSGSIVNVVSEAAYVNSPVLLVYSSTKAGLASFTNGLWVEARKYGVKVSGIYPGPVKTNFSSHPSFKGREITPKYAVEPERVAKAILKGIRTGKREIYVPSKLLLDPYFLKLTNVMQEFTYRIVDKFSL; this is encoded by the coding sequence ATGCTTGCCGTAGTTACTGGAGCATCCAAGGGTATTGGAAAGGCTACGGTGAACCTCTTGAAGGCTGAGGGCTACGAAGTTGTAGCCACTTCTAGATCGGAACCAGAGGTCGGAGATCACAGGTTCAGATTAGACGTATCCAATAGGGCTGAAGTTGAGGCAATCATGGGGAAAATCAAGAGCGAGATAGGTCCCATAGACGTGGTAGTGAACAACGCTGGATTTGGTATATATGGCTCGTTCCTTGAGACCTCAATTGAGGAAGAGGAGTACATGATCAAGACCAACTTCCTTGGACCCATATATGTTTGTAAGACGGTGTATCCGGACATGGTAAAGAGAAGGTCGGGCTCCATAGTCAATGTTGTATCCGAGGCCGCATATGTTAACTCCCCTGTGCTATTGGTTTACTCCTCAACAAAAGCGGGATTGGCCAGCTTTACCAATGGACTCTGGGTCGAGGCTAGGAAATACGGGGTGAAGGTGTCTGGAATCTACCCCGGCCCAGTTAAGACTAATTTCTCCTCTCACCCATCGTTCAAGGGCAGGGAGATAACACCAAAGTACGCTGTTGAGCCTGAACGAGTTGCGAAGGCCATCCTCAAGGGAATAAGAACGGGGAAGAGGGAAATCTACGTTCCATCGAAACTCCTGTTGGACCCATACTTCCTTAAACTAACCAACGTGATGCAGGAGTTTACCTATAGGATAGTGGACAAATTCTCACTCTAG